The Rhizobium rhododendri nucleotide sequence CGAGATGCATGCCGAACGAGAAGAAACCAATCATCGACAGCACCGAAAGCACGGCCGAGATCGTGAAAGTATAGCGGCGGATGCCCATGAAGCGAATATTGGCGCCGTCGAAGACGGCAGTCCGCACGCCCTTCGGCAAATGCTTCGGCCGGCGGCGCTTGATCCAGATGGCAATCAGCCAGCGGGTCAGCGTGAAAGCCGTAAACAGCGATGCGATGATGCCGATCCCGAGTGTCACGGCAAAGCCGCGCACGGGACCGCTCCCCATGGAGAACAGGATGGCAGCGGCGATCAGCGTCGTCACATTGGCGTCGATGATGGTCGTGTAGGCGCGCGCAAATCCGCTTTCGCAAGCCTGCACGAACGGCGTCCCACCCTTCAGCTTTTCGCGGATACGCTCATAGATCAGCACGTTCGAATCCACCGCCAGGCCCATCGTGAAGATGATGCCGGCGATACCTGGCAAGGTCAGCGTCGCCTGGAAAAGGCTGAGGATCGCCATGATGAGAATGATGTTGAAAACCAGCGCCGCGGTGGCGAAACCGCCGAGCGAACCATAGAAGAACACCATGAAGGCAACCACGGCAAAGGCACCGACGATGCCGGCGATGATGCTCGCACGGGTCGAATCGGCGCCAAGGCCGGGCTCGACGGTACGCTCCTCGACCACCGTCAGCGTTGCCGGCAACGAGCCGGAGCGCAGAAGGATGACGAGGTCGGCAGCCCCCTCTGGCGAAAAGTTGCCTGCCAGCATACCCTTGCCATCGGTCACGGGCTGTTTGATCAGCGGTGCCGAGATCACCTGGTCGTCGAGTACGGCGACGTAGGACTTGCCGACGTTCTTCGCCGTCGCCTGCGCGAATGCCTGGGTGGCCTTTGCATCGAGCTGGAAGGTAACGACGTTCTGCTTGGTCTGGGTATCCAGCATCGGCTCGGCGGCGATGATGCTCTGGTCGTTGGCCACGGGCCGCTTGAAGACGAGGTAGCTATCCGGCGGATCGTCCTGCGAATACAGCACTTCGGAATTGGCCGGTGGCTGCGTGTCGATCGCCGTCTGCACCGGCATGCTCGTATCCAGCATGTTGAAGGTCAGCTTCGCCGGCTGGTTCAGCAGCGTCTTCAGCCGCTGGGGATCGGTCAGGCCCGGCACCTCGACGATGAGCCGGTCGCTGCCCTGCCGCTGGATCAGCGGCTCGCGGCGGCCGACCTGCTTGACGCGGCTGCGAACCACTTCGATCGACTGGTCCAGCGCCTCCGCGGTACGGTAGGCGATACCCTCGTTGGTCAGTGCCATGGTTATCAGGCCGCCATCGCCGGGGACGACGGTCGCCTCGCGGATCGAACCGCCGGTGGCCGAGCTTCCGACGCTGTCGGTTAAAGGCTTGAGTGCATCGGTTGCCGCCGCCATCTGGCCGACGTCGGTCAGGTGCATGGTGATGGTCTGGACGGTACCGGAAAGATCGACGGTGGGAATTTTCGCATCACGCAGCCGGCGCGCGACATCGTTGATCGTTGATTGCAGCCGGGCTGCGACGATCTCGTCGCGCTCGATCTTCAGCGAGATCCGCGATCCGCCCTGGAGGTCGAGACCGAGGATCGCTTTGTGGTGCGGCAGCCAGCTCGGGAAACGCTCGAGCTGGCGGTCGCTGAACAGGTTGGGAAGTGCGACGAGGACGCTGGCAACAACGGCAAGCCAAACGAGGATTGTCTTCCAGCGGGAGAATTGCAGCATGGCGTTCTCGACTTTACTATTCGTCGCGACGCGGCCGGACGGCCGGCCGCCCGTTATCGATGCTAGGCTGCGTCCGCCTTGACCGGTTCACCCTTGACGCGGACTTCCGAGATCGCCGTGCGGACGACGCGGACCTTGACGCCTTCGGCAATCTCGACTTCCAGTTCCTTATCGTCGACGACCTTGACGACCTTGCCGACGATGCCGCCGCCCGTGACGATCTGGTCGCCGCGACGGATATTCTTCAAAACGTCGTCACGCTTGCGAGCCTGGGCGCGCTGCGGCCGGATAAGGAGAAAATACCAGACGACCATCAGCGGAACGAAGAGGAAAACCATCTCCATGCCGGAACCGCCAAACACGCCCATGGCGGTATCGGTGGCGCTCTGGGCGTATGCGTTGGTGATAAACATCGGGAACTCCTCAAAATCCAGGCGGGAAACAACCCGTTACACCGCGCGAGATATCATTGTGATCGTGGCAAATGCAACAAAAACAGCCGATAACCGTACCGTTTTCTCAGCCTCTTAACCTTTCGGCCGGGGAAAGGCCATGCTACCCGGCAGCGAAATGAACTTTTGCCGCTGCGTCCCATAACCCATCCGGAGGAAACATGGTGACCGAAGATCAAAACGCACTGATCCTTGCCGAACTCCGCCGTCTGGCATCGGCGGTCGAAAGAT carries:
- the secDF gene encoding protein translocase subunit SecDF; this translates as MLQFSRWKTILVWLAVVASVLVALPNLFSDRQLERFPSWLPHHKAILGLDLQGGSRISLKIERDEIVAARLQSTINDVARRLRDAKIPTVDLSGTVQTITMHLTDVGQMAAATDALKPLTDSVGSSATGGSIREATVVPGDGGLITMALTNEGIAYRTAEALDQSIEVVRSRVKQVGRREPLIQRQGSDRLIVEVPGLTDPQRLKTLLNQPAKLTFNMLDTSMPVQTAIDTQPPANSEVLYSQDDPPDSYLVFKRPVANDQSIIAAEPMLDTQTKQNVVTFQLDAKATQAFAQATAKNVGKSYVAVLDDQVISAPLIKQPVTDGKGMLAGNFSPEGAADLVILLRSGSLPATLTVVEERTVEPGLGADSTRASIIAGIVGAFAVVAFMVFFYGSLGGFATAALVFNIILIMAILSLFQATLTLPGIAGIIFTMGLAVDSNVLIYERIREKLKGGTPFVQACESGFARAYTTIIDANVTTLIAAAILFSMGSGPVRGFAVTLGIGIIASLFTAFTLTRWLIAIWIKRRRPKHLPKGVRTAVFDGANIRFMGIRRYTFTISAVLSVLSMIGFFSFGMHLGVDFTGGSLIEVRAKQGKVDIPDIKTRLGQLNIGDVQAQPISNATGALIRLQSQDGGENAEQSAVTLVRGELQDKYEFRRVEVVGPAISGQLTRAGTFGVMASLAAIFIYIWVRFAWQYALGAIIATLHDIILTFGLFVVTGIEFNLTSIAAVLTIIGYSLNDTVVVYDRMRENLRHYKQMPLPILIDASINQTLSRTVLTAATTLLALLALSIFGGEVIRSFTFVMFFGVAVGTFSSIYIAAPVLIAFKLRPRGVQPGPQPDVPPAGKAVA
- the yajC gene encoding preprotein translocase subunit YajC, encoding MFITNAYAQSATDTAMGVFGGSGMEMVFLFVPLMVVWYFLLIRPQRAQARKRDDVLKNIRRGDQIVTGGGIVGKVVKVVDDKELEVEIAEGVKVRVVRTAISEVRVKGEPVKADAA